From a single Paenibacillus sp. FSL R5-0345 genomic region:
- a CDS encoding transposase, producing MACSAIKSTKTNSLSVTVKHSIVCPSPKGPVVLFSIVLPNETADVKVMLPLIDMMKKIEGLQVEYLVADLGYFDSDDQKESLLTHDVAAVTGFKTNTKIPEHCSPKGTPECEQGHVLMFDGFDKEDYTAWFPAAEEKCAACPLQGKCQKQWGDSFLDNPFFHGPVPQGSALQEHMMGFRKQVELAFAQEFNPLTSVMKHKKVPVRTTERVEKWFILRDAFRLVERMIAHVRQTVLPVQHVAAMKKLQEIQVEQISLPLAG from the coding sequence TTGGCGTGCAGCGCAATAAAGTCAACCAAAACAAATTCTTTATCGGTTACCGTTAAACATTCTATCGTCTGTCCAAGCCCTAAAGGACCCGTTGTTCTATTCTCCATCGTTCTTCCTAACGAAACGGCCGATGTGAAGGTGATGCTGCCGCTCATCGACATGATGAAAAAAATCGAAGGGTTGCAGGTGGAGTATCTGGTAGCCGACTTGGGTTACTTCGACTCCGACGATCAGAAGGAATCCCTCCTGACCCACGATGTGGCAGCCGTCACTGGGTTCAAAACCAATACAAAGATTCCCGAACACTGTTCACCCAAAGGAACGCCGGAATGTGAACAAGGACATGTCCTGATGTTCGACGGATTCGATAAAGAGGATTATACCGCCTGGTTCCCCGCAGCGGAGGAGAAATGTGCCGCCTGCCCGTTGCAAGGAAAATGCCAGAAGCAATGGGGCGATTCCTTTCTGGACAATCCGTTTTTCCACGGTCCCGTCCCACAAGGTAGCGCCCTGCAAGAACACATGATGGGCTTTCGCAAGCAAGTGGAGCTAGCGTTCGCCCAAGAATTCAACCCACTGACTTCGGTCATGAAGCACAAGAAGGTGCCGGTTCGAACAACCGAGCGTGTGGAGAAGTGGTTCATCTTGCGGGATGCCTTCCGATTGGTGGAGCGGATGATAGCTCACGTTCGTCAGACCGTTCTTCCCGTACAGCATGTAGCCGCTATGAAGAAGCTACAAGAGATCCAAGTCGAGCAAATCTCACTGCCTTTGGCTGGGTAA
- a CDS encoding MDR family MFS transporter, protein MNKRVQEASGMKSGAMLAALLIGAFIAFLNENLLTNTFPGLMREFNVAASTIQWLSTGYMLMIGILVPVTALLQQWFTTRWMFMSAMALFLAGTCLCAVSPGFEVLLIGRVVQACGTGLLIPLMMNTILALYPPERRGAAMGLMGLVIMAAPVIGPALSGLVIDSLNWRWLFYMVIPLVLFSIIYAFIYLKNVTEITKPKVDLLSIFLSTVGFGCVTYGFSQAGVWVSPGSYSLIATGVLFLILLIWRQLKIKDPLIDLSVFRYPAFSLVAVLIVVLMMVLFATTTLLPIYMQDVMQLTAFATGLLLMPGCILNAMMMPVTGKLFDKFGPRFVIMPGLLMIALSLWLFAGIDSDTTRGSVLFNHVLLFLGISFVVMPAQTAGMNQLPRHLVPHGTAIYNTLQQIAGGIGIALFVGIMSSRANRSLHHSLNPAAFQDKTQSIVAGLQTVFRIEFILAILVLVLGWFINDRLYADFSQKKETKNLLP, encoded by the coding sequence ATGAACAAACGGGTTCAAGAGGCAAGCGGAATGAAGAGTGGGGCGATGTTAGCCGCCCTGCTCATCGGTGCATTTATTGCGTTTCTTAACGAAAATTTACTTACCAATACATTTCCTGGATTAATGCGTGAGTTCAACGTTGCTGCTTCAACTATACAATGGTTATCGACTGGTTATATGCTGATGATCGGCATACTGGTGCCGGTGACCGCATTGCTACAGCAATGGTTCACGACTCGCTGGATGTTTATGTCTGCGATGGCGTTATTTTTAGCAGGTACCTGCTTGTGTGCAGTATCCCCTGGATTCGAAGTCTTGCTGATAGGCAGGGTTGTTCAAGCTTGCGGGACAGGATTATTGATTCCGTTGATGATGAATACGATTCTTGCCCTCTATCCTCCGGAACGCAGGGGGGCTGCCATGGGTCTCATGGGGCTTGTCATCATGGCCGCCCCTGTCATCGGACCGGCTTTGTCGGGGTTGGTTATCGACAGCTTAAACTGGCGATGGCTGTTCTACATGGTGATTCCTCTCGTATTGTTTTCGATTATTTATGCATTCATTTACTTAAAGAATGTTACAGAAATAACCAAGCCAAAGGTCGATCTTTTATCCATTTTTTTGTCAACCGTCGGGTTTGGTTGTGTCACCTACGGTTTCAGCCAGGCGGGTGTCTGGGTTAGTCCTGGGAGTTACAGTTTGATTGCCACAGGCGTCCTCTTCTTGATCTTGCTTATTTGGCGGCAGCTCAAGATTAAAGATCCTTTGATTGATCTTTCCGTATTCCGGTATCCTGCCTTTTCTTTGGTAGCAGTATTAATAGTAGTGCTGATGATGGTTTTATTCGCCACCACAACATTGCTGCCGATCTATATGCAGGATGTGATGCAGTTGACAGCATTCGCGACAGGTTTACTTCTGATGCCAGGCTGCATTTTAAACGCAATGATGATGCCTGTGACGGGAAAATTATTCGATAAATTCGGGCCGAGATTCGTCATAATGCCCGGACTGCTCATGATCGCCCTATCGCTGTGGCTGTTTGCTGGTATCGACAGCGATACAACCCGAGGCTCCGTTCTGTTCAATCATGTCCTCTTATTCTTAGGCATATCGTTTGTCGTCATGCCAGCTCAGACGGCAGGAATGAATCAACTTCCGCGTCACCTGGTCCCCCACGGCACAGCCATCTACAATACGCTCCAGCAGATTGCTGGGGGAATTGGCATCGCTTTGTTCGTCGGCATCATGTCGTCCAGAGCTAATCGTTCTCTTCACCATTCGCTCAATCCCGCTGCGTTTCAAGATAAGACACAAAGTATCGTTGCTGGTCTGCAAACGGTTTTTAGGATTGAATTTATTCTCGCAATACTTGTTTTGGTACTGGGTTGGTTTATAAATGATCGTCTTTATGCCGATTTTTCTCAAAAGAAAGAAACCAAAAACTTATTGCCTTAG
- a CDS encoding CFI-box-CTERM domain-containing protein translates to MVEYNKLRTLFSSHASKSKTDFDVYYHSSVKSFDDLFDKAFPTFIESVTASLKFGVSVLMKYGVDDVDFDKLAELAANDIDIPKYISPFMEAAEKIEEYAENLSNYKNLSRAGRSRWQGGGFGLGGAIKGALTAGALNMGTGMVRGIGDSLSNAGDRAKIAGMKKKIFTDHRTLGLLVEGIHECCFGIFYSVWSILEDENRIPLIEFDTEKLNARANNLITQYASDKSLYDKVIDVLCECIRNCPYSVSYYSNLYSIVKDSRQEILKAVEYFGLQAEYREAIISLDRSRLVSIKEMPDDTMANIDKKIKELNRLRQDNPELDVSALNSSLTEKKNSLSRQMQQQASINTSLEQVDRVRNPIDEALRNRNLEYVWTQIGNGNSYAEYAMEKYYKDSICHNCIEKYDVTEMTNLLGDVQKRANNGNIYAKYLLADIDYAMYGRDRRNSSKEKEAARVVIEMAAKGNTSAIAMQGFWGTHGYNNATTSKSSAITLLEEAVNRQHPTALAWLGSYYRTGEHGLTRNKEKAEMMLKLAAAYDHPYGKKELEKLNSGSTSSSSCFITTAVCDSLGRADDGYELNTFRAFRDNWLTNLADGESLIKEYYSVAPILVDRINAMFDKDAIYKELWDVYLKECLLAIENGWYQRCKEIYIGMVEDLKLQYL, encoded by the coding sequence ATGGTAGAATACAATAAATTGAGAACATTGTTCTCTAGTCATGCGAGCAAAAGCAAAACTGACTTTGATGTCTACTATCATTCGAGTGTAAAATCGTTTGACGATCTGTTTGACAAAGCCTTTCCTACTTTCATAGAGTCGGTCACTGCATCGTTGAAATTCGGGGTTTCAGTATTGATGAAATATGGTGTCGATGATGTTGATTTTGATAAATTGGCGGAGTTGGCAGCCAACGATATCGACATACCCAAATACATATCTCCATTTATGGAAGCTGCCGAAAAAATTGAAGAATACGCCGAGAACTTAAGCAACTACAAAAACCTATCGAGAGCTGGGCGGAGCAGATGGCAAGGCGGTGGGTTCGGTCTTGGTGGGGCAATCAAAGGGGCCTTAACCGCCGGTGCATTAAATATGGGGACAGGGATGGTTAGGGGGATTGGTGATTCCCTGAGCAATGCAGGAGACAGAGCGAAAATCGCCGGTATGAAAAAAAAGATTTTTACCGATCACCGAACGTTGGGCTTACTAGTGGAAGGGATTCATGAATGCTGTTTCGGCATATTTTATAGTGTGTGGAGTATACTGGAGGATGAAAATCGAATACCTCTGATTGAGTTCGATACCGAAAAGTTGAACGCTAGGGCCAACAATCTAATTACCCAATATGCAAGCGATAAGTCGCTATATGATAAAGTGATCGATGTGCTATGCGAATGTATCCGAAACTGTCCGTATTCGGTTTCCTATTATTCGAATCTTTATTCCATCGTCAAGGATTCCAGGCAGGAGATATTAAAAGCAGTTGAGTATTTTGGACTGCAAGCTGAATATCGGGAAGCGATAATCAGCCTTGATCGTTCCCGTTTGGTCAGCATTAAAGAAATGCCGGACGACACGATGGCAAACATCGATAAAAAGATCAAGGAACTAAATCGGCTGCGGCAGGACAACCCAGAACTGGATGTCAGTGCACTGAACTCTTCTCTGACGGAGAAGAAGAATTCCTTATCCCGGCAAATGCAGCAGCAAGCGTCCATCAATACGAGTCTTGAACAGGTGGACCGTGTCCGTAATCCGATCGATGAGGCGCTCAGGAATCGCAATTTGGAGTATGTTTGGACCCAAATCGGCAATGGAAACAGTTATGCGGAATACGCTATGGAAAAGTATTACAAAGATAGCATTTGTCATAACTGTATTGAGAAGTACGACGTTACTGAAATGACGAACCTTCTCGGTGATGTTCAGAAGCGCGCCAATAACGGGAATATCTATGCCAAATATCTATTAGCTGATATAGATTATGCCATGTATGGAAGGGATCGTCGCAACTCTTCCAAAGAAAAAGAGGCGGCAAGAGTTGTGATCGAAATGGCAGCTAAAGGAAATACTTCCGCAATCGCTATGCAGGGATTTTGGGGTACTCATGGGTACAATAATGCCACCACAAGCAAAAGTAGCGCAATTACCTTGCTTGAGGAAGCAGTAAACCGTCAGCATCCCACTGCTTTAGCGTGGCTTGGATCCTATTATAGAACCGGAGAGCATGGACTTACCCGTAATAAAGAAAAAGCAGAAATGATGTTAAAGCTGGCTGCTGCTTATGATCATCCTTATGGAAAAAAGGAGCTCGAAAAGTTGAACAGCGGGTCTACAAGCTCAAGTTCCTGTTTTATTACGACTGCTGTATGCGATTCCCTAGGACGTGCAGATGATGGGTATGAACTGAACACTTTTCGCGCATTCCGAGACAACTGGCTTACCAATCTGGCGGATGGTGAGAGCTTGATCAAGGAATACTATAGCGTTGCACCGATCCTTGTAGACCGTATAAATGCAATGTTTGACAAGGATGCAATTTACAAAGAATTATGGGATGTTTATCTGAAAGAATGTCTGCTGGCTATCGAAAATGGCTGGTATCAGCGCTGCAAAGAAATCTATATCGGGATGGTAGAAGATTTGAAGCTTCAATACCTTTAG
- a CDS encoding recombinase family protein — protein sequence MLMTSDKVRRVAIYVRVSTEEQAEHGYSIDAQLKTLTDYSKLYNYEIYREYVDRGISGKSMDNRFELQQMLQDAKNNLFDTVLVWKFNRLARNAEHLSQIVNILNKNNVAFMSMTEQFDTSTSHGKFMLHIMGAVGQLERDTIVDNVKMGHKQRARTGKHNGKLPLGYRSVEDIVNGVRSRESKVEIVPEEEVIILKIFERFATGRGFKSIANELNHEGYVTRSGGAFSISGVKEILDNPFFVGRIRYGRYENWSEKRRKGLNTILETFDGIHPAIVSEELWSKVQYLRKKKSVVSLKRFDGEFLLTWLIRCPKCGAPMVANRTQNRKKDGSKVTRLYYSCSNFRNKGSKVCSANSIRKLEAENYVIERLKEVLAKPQILKAIVKNINERKTKRVKPLEQELEHILVKITELEGKRRKYFDMYEMNGLDKTMFSKRLDDIGGELERLHVKKAGLAAEMKDDHVEPVSYEVVRALLNKFDKLLDSSSFDQRKTLMHLAIKQITIKDSKTIDQIDMNFDENTLHHFLNADPSVPHAEGSFAVHMKREIQGQSISIAI from the coding sequence ATGTTAATGACCTCGGATAAGGTGCGTCGTGTTGCTATATACGTTCGTGTAAGCACGGAGGAGCAAGCTGAGCATGGTTATTCCATTGATGCACAACTTAAAACGCTGACAGACTACTCTAAGCTCTATAACTATGAAATCTACCGCGAGTACGTGGATAGAGGTATCAGTGGTAAGAGCATGGATAACCGCTTTGAGCTGCAGCAGATGCTTCAGGATGCAAAAAATAATTTATTCGATACCGTCTTGGTGTGGAAGTTTAATAGATTGGCGAGAAATGCAGAGCATCTTTCACAAATCGTTAATATTCTGAATAAGAATAACGTCGCGTTTATGTCCATGACAGAACAGTTCGACACCTCAACCTCCCACGGGAAATTCATGTTGCATATCATGGGGGCTGTAGGACAGCTTGAACGTGATACCATAGTTGACAATGTTAAGATGGGTCACAAACAACGTGCTAGGACAGGGAAGCACAATGGTAAGCTACCGCTAGGGTATCGAAGTGTAGAGGACATTGTGAATGGCGTTCGGAGTCGGGAATCAAAAGTAGAGATTGTTCCTGAGGAAGAAGTCATTATTCTCAAGATATTTGAACGATTCGCTACCGGACGAGGATTTAAGTCGATTGCGAACGAACTCAACCATGAGGGTTATGTTACCCGATCTGGTGGAGCCTTCTCCATCAGCGGTGTGAAGGAGATTCTGGATAATCCATTCTTTGTTGGAAGAATACGTTATGGAAGGTATGAAAACTGGAGTGAGAAAAGGCGTAAGGGCCTTAACACCATACTGGAGACTTTTGATGGGATTCATCCTGCTATTGTTTCGGAAGAACTATGGAGCAAAGTGCAGTATTTACGCAAGAAAAAATCAGTGGTCTCCCTGAAGCGCTTCGATGGCGAGTTCCTGTTAACTTGGCTGATCCGCTGTCCAAAGTGCGGAGCGCCGATGGTAGCTAATCGGACTCAGAATCGTAAGAAGGACGGCAGTAAGGTCACGCGTCTATACTACTCTTGCAGCAACTTCCGTAACAAGGGGAGCAAGGTATGCAGCGCCAACAGCATTCGGAAGCTGGAGGCAGAGAATTATGTAATCGAACGGCTTAAAGAAGTACTGGCAAAGCCCCAAATTCTCAAAGCCATCGTGAAAAACATTAATGAAAGGAAAACGAAGCGTGTCAAACCCCTCGAGCAGGAACTTGAGCATATTCTGGTTAAGATAACAGAGCTGGAGGGGAAGCGGCGAAAGTACTTTGACATGTACGAAATGAACGGCTTAGATAAGACGATGTTCTCCAAGCGGCTTGATGATATTGGTGGAGAACTGGAACGATTACATGTCAAAAAGGCAGGGCTGGCTGCTGAAATGAAAGACGACCATGTTGAGCCTGTCTCCTACGAAGTTGTCCGCGCTCTTCTGAATAAGTTTGATAAGCTGCTGGACTCGTCATCCTTTGACCAACGAAAGACCCTAATGCATTTGGCCATCAAGCAGATTACAATCAAGGATTCAAAAACCATCGACCAAATCGATATGAACTTCGATGAGAATACGCTACACCATTTTTTAAACGCTGACCCTTCTGTGCCCCATGCAGAAGGGTCTTTTGCTGTCCATATGAAGCGAGAGATCCAGGGTCAAAGCATCTCTATTGCAATTTAA
- a CDS encoding recombinase family protein, which produces MESTVALYIRVSTDEQVDGYSIDGQMDMLKAYCRQHNLTIYKSYIDAGKSAKSIQGRPLLQQLLVDAQQGCFQNVLVWKLNRLSRNHSDLLQMVKIFNKSNVGIKSATEDINTDTTMGSFVVQVLSAIAELEREQICDNVRLAVQERNRQGCWNSGNMVLGYRWHKNPDPGQQQLEIVEPEAELVRTIFTMYADGLGYKAITNRLNAAGCLTKKGLAFGIAAVRGILTNPNYIGKIRIGTSQRHTGAEVQLIEGEQEAIITLELWEQVQANLRSRSNLTSKTIKRHFPLSGLLKCPECGCSMVAAHTKSFNKNGTIRKNYYYVCSLYRSKGSASCSLNAIRADNMDCWFSQQMQELVTKPPLLNQIIAAVNDKRDLSRKPLEDEKRGLTKELAAFDQRQQRCFELFEEEHIPQEVLVTRLKELEEQKAVKQEALRGIEEKLANQQIQLVDSNKILTALKNLWAMVQISPHEQQKKLFKSLFDKITLPPDKDISKAVLHGSASLNHILFTNNMEELQCKINSKSV; this is translated from the coding sequence ATGGAATCAACAGTAGCCCTCTACATTCGGGTCTCCACAGATGAGCAGGTGGATGGTTACAGCATAGATGGTCAGATGGATATGCTAAAGGCATACTGCCGACAGCACAATCTAACGATATACAAATCCTATATAGATGCAGGAAAATCAGCGAAGTCGATTCAGGGCAGACCCCTTTTGCAGCAGTTACTTGTGGATGCGCAGCAGGGATGTTTTCAAAACGTCTTAGTCTGGAAGCTAAATCGGCTTTCACGCAACCATAGTGACTTGCTGCAAATGGTAAAAATTTTTAATAAGAGCAATGTCGGAATAAAGAGCGCGACAGAAGATATTAATACCGATACAACGATGGGCAGCTTTGTCGTACAGGTGCTGAGTGCTATTGCTGAGTTAGAACGGGAACAGATTTGTGACAATGTCCGTTTAGCTGTGCAAGAGCGCAATCGGCAGGGGTGCTGGAATAGCGGGAATATGGTGCTCGGTTACCGGTGGCATAAGAATCCTGACCCTGGACAGCAACAGCTTGAAATTGTGGAACCTGAGGCTGAGCTGGTCCGAACTATTTTTACCATGTATGCAGATGGATTAGGGTACAAGGCAATCACCAATCGACTAAATGCTGCAGGCTGTCTGACCAAAAAAGGCCTGGCTTTTGGGATCGCGGCGGTAAGAGGCATCCTGACTAATCCCAACTACATCGGCAAAATACGCATTGGTACAAGCCAGCGCCATACAGGGGCTGAGGTACAACTGATAGAGGGTGAACAAGAAGCAATCATTACTTTGGAATTATGGGAACAAGTCCAAGCTAATCTACGCAGTCGATCGAACCTGACATCGAAGACGATCAAACGGCATTTTCCATTGTCAGGATTACTCAAATGTCCTGAGTGCGGGTGCAGCATGGTTGCAGCACACACGAAGAGCTTTAACAAAAACGGGACAATTCGGAAGAACTACTACTATGTATGCTCACTCTATAGGAGTAAGGGCTCCGCTTCGTGTAGCCTAAATGCGATTCGCGCAGATAACATGGATTGCTGGTTCTCTCAACAAATGCAGGAACTTGTGACTAAACCCCCTTTGCTGAATCAAATCATCGCGGCAGTGAATGATAAGCGGGATCTAAGCCGTAAACCTCTTGAGGATGAAAAGAGAGGTCTGACTAAGGAGTTGGCTGCATTTGATCAGCGGCAGCAGAGATGCTTTGAGTTATTTGAAGAGGAGCATATTCCTCAGGAGGTTCTAGTTACGCGGCTTAAGGAACTCGAAGAGCAGAAGGCTGTTAAGCAAGAGGCCCTGCGAGGTATTGAAGAAAAACTAGCTAATCAACAGATACAATTGGTAGATAGTAATAAGATTCTTACCGCATTGAAGAATTTGTGGGCAATGGTCCAAATCTCCCCGCATGAACAGCAAAAAAAGCTGTTTAAGAGCTTATTTGATAAAATCACGCTCCCCCCTGACAAAGATATATCAAAAGCTGTTTTACATGGGAGTGCATCGTTAAATCATATACTATTTACAAATAACATGGAGGAATTACAATGCAAAATCAACAGCAAATCTGTTTAA
- a CDS encoding DUF960 family protein, producing MSYTFDSQRYVTRGVNNELNPELQLVLWALLDEQIQSNVQMDYLQVFDLTTENEGSHMVQKIIHSQEQPERTKTYSYPGINKPLHGITVWIIDSDEYVTMLLPSEY from the coding sequence ATGTCTTATACATTTGATTCCCAACGATACGTAACGCGAGGCGTAAATAATGAGCTCAACCCTGAACTGCAACTGGTTCTATGGGCGTTACTGGATGAACAAATCCAAAGCAACGTACAGATGGACTACCTTCAAGTATTTGATTTGACTACTGAGAACGAGGGAAGTCATATGGTTCAAAAGATCATCCACTCTCAAGAGCAACCGGAACGTACAAAGACCTATAGTTATCCTGGCATTAATAAGCCTCTGCATGGCATTACCGTGTGGATAATTGATAGCGACGAGTACGTGACGATGCTCTTGCCATCAGAATATTGA
- a CDS encoding JAB domain-containing protein translates to MINSKPKPAKRIEVISLRMVREKTSLLYPNRVIRSPQDAVDLFRQFIGDCDRETFCILCLNTKNEPTAMHQVSCGSLNASIVHPRETFKLAILANSASIIACHNHPSGQPDPSPEDVEITERLRDSGCLLGIDLLDHLILGEGIQFTSMKERGLM, encoded by the coding sequence ATGATTAACTCTAAGCCTAAACCAGCTAAGCGTATTGAGGTTATTTCTCTACGAATGGTGCGTGAAAAAACATCGCTGCTCTACCCTAATCGTGTGATTCGTTCACCTCAAGATGCAGTTGACTTGTTCCGCCAATTCATCGGTGATTGTGATAGGGAAACATTCTGTATCCTTTGCCTCAACACTAAAAATGAGCCCACCGCTATGCATCAAGTATCCTGCGGGTCGCTGAATGCCTCTATTGTCCATCCCAGGGAGACGTTCAAGCTTGCGATTCTTGCCAACTCTGCTTCCATCATAGCCTGCCATAATCATCCATCAGGCCAGCCAGATCCCAGCCCTGAGGACGTTGAGATTACAGAGCGACTGCGGGATAGCGGCTGCCTGCTTGGCATCGATCTACTTGACCACCTTATTCTTGGAGAAGGCATCCAATTTACAAGCATGAAGGAAAGGGGATTGATGTAG
- a CDS encoding bifunctional DNA primase/polymerase, translated as MAEAMKAFAALGWAIIPLCSHDHSGMSEQHRNNCTRPGKMPLLKDWTNASIPKPDTIDEWARQWPSMNVGLVLGTRTGVVAIDVDGEYGEELLQQWSKGDLPDTLEFTTPGGGRRLMYAAPIGVRSVKYAESHPENPHEECALLCDGQQTVLPPSKHANGGIYEWKEGKSPWEFSYQTPLDGWFNE; from the coding sequence GTGGCCGAAGCAATGAAGGCCTTCGCCGCGCTAGGTTGGGCCATCATACCGCTATGTTCACACGATCACAGCGGTATGAGCGAACAACACCGGAATAATTGTACAAGACCTGGAAAGATGCCTCTCTTAAAAGACTGGACGAATGCTTCTATTCCAAAGCCCGATACAATCGACGAATGGGCGCGGCAATGGCCTTCCATGAATGTTGGGTTAGTACTCGGCACTCGAACAGGTGTCGTCGCCATCGACGTGGACGGGGAGTACGGAGAAGAACTGTTACAGCAATGGAGTAAAGGTGATCTCCCCGATACACTTGAGTTTACCACCCCAGGGGGCGGTAGGCGGCTCATGTACGCTGCTCCCATTGGAGTCCGATCAGTCAAGTATGCTGAGAGCCATCCGGAGAATCCACATGAAGAATGTGCGCTGCTCTGCGACGGTCAACAGACAGTTCTCCCGCCATCCAAGCACGCAAATGGCGGCATCTATGAATGGAAGGAAGGGAAAAGCCCATGGGAATTCAGTTACCAAACGCCCCTAGATGGATGGTTCAACGAATAA
- a CDS encoding stalk domain-containing protein: protein MQMKKRIIITLTVATMLLAQAGTALADSTINVYLKGKLQTFEQSAIIKDGSTLVPMRAIFEALGATVKWDGKQQIIDATKDDKTIRLQIGWKGAWIGETKVALDAAPQIINGSTMVPLRFIGEALGEKVEWDSTSRSVLISTDKSQLPKADSGVYKGYATVMRDAIKSETSTGVKMPDATYKILESNSDAFFATNRDKFSLYDKAKQVSSANMSKNPAQYSSTITEVSRIRIFDVQELTAKNGQITTMAYGENESGGLFFQIFYAGSKKLAKEDVIEMVGISVGKSQISVLNRLGVQYDSPVTVFIAGNIFTALEEYQLQANRGKGQAIEFDDEAQARLDKGTVTSYTGEMGLVQAAEDGVLSEVKRLVGTNHVDANALPQNRTPLMAAALKGNDEIVTYLLSQGAEPNLGYSFTSPLSSAAYSGKASTVKLLLQAGAVPNEFALSTARDNGYADILTLLEAATK from the coding sequence ATGCAAATGAAAAAACGAATCATCATTACTCTTACCGTCGCTACAATGCTGCTCGCACAAGCTGGGACTGCTCTTGCAGACAGCACGATTAACGTGTATCTGAAAGGAAAACTACAAACCTTCGAACAATCGGCAATCATCAAGGACGGATCAACGTTGGTTCCCATGCGAGCCATTTTCGAGGCACTAGGTGCAACGGTTAAGTGGGATGGCAAGCAGCAAATCATCGATGCTACAAAGGATGACAAGACCATCCGCCTACAGATTGGTTGGAAGGGCGCTTGGATCGGAGAAACCAAAGTGGCTTTGGACGCTGCTCCACAAATCATAAATGGAAGTACAATGGTGCCGCTACGCTTCATCGGTGAAGCCCTTGGTGAGAAGGTCGAGTGGGATAGCACTTCTCGTTCCGTCCTCATTTCAACTGACAAATCCCAGCTTCCGAAAGCGGATAGCGGCGTGTACAAAGGCTATGCCACTGTCATGCGGGATGCGATAAAGAGCGAAACGTCGACAGGTGTCAAGATGCCAGATGCTACCTATAAGATTCTGGAGAGTAACAGTGACGCGTTCTTTGCGACTAATCGGGACAAGTTCTCTCTCTACGACAAAGCTAAACAGGTAAGTTCAGCTAATATGTCAAAGAATCCAGCCCAGTACAGCTCCACAATTACTGAGGTTAGTCGAATCCGAATCTTTGACGTACAGGAACTGACCGCAAAAAATGGACAGATCACCACTATGGCCTATGGAGAGAATGAAAGCGGTGGCCTGTTCTTCCAGATTTTCTACGCCGGTTCTAAGAAGCTGGCTAAAGAAGATGTCATCGAAATGGTGGGAATTTCTGTAGGCAAGTCTCAAATCAGTGTGCTCAATCGTCTTGGCGTTCAGTATGATTCTCCTGTAACAGTTTTCATAGCCGGTAATATCTTTACTGCTTTAGAAGAGTATCAGTTACAGGCCAATCGCGGCAAAGGTCAGGCCATTGAGTTTGACGATGAGGCACAGGCGCGTCTGGATAAAGGCACAGTGACGAGTTACACAGGCGAGATGGGTCTCGTGCAGGCGGCTGAGGACGGAGTGCTTAGCGAAGTAAAGCGTCTAGTCGGAACAAACCATGTCGATGCTAACGCTCTACCCCAAAACCGGACCCCGCTGATGGCAGCAGCACTTAAAGGCAACGACGAAATCGTCACATATCTGCTGTCCCAGGGTGCTGAACCAAATTTAGGCTATTCCTTTACGTCACCACTTAGTTCAGCAGCATACAGTGGAAAAGCTTCAACCGTGAAGCTGCTGCTTCAAGCAGGTGCAGTTCCAAATGAATTTGCTCTAAGTACGGCAAGGGATAATGGATATGCTGACATCCTAACTCTTCTGGAAGCTGCTACGAAGTAA
- a CDS encoding helix-turn-helix domain-containing protein, producing MSDVVKRVGERIRRLRKDKGLSQEQLAELSGLHTNYVGQVERGEKNLTIETLQKVVVGLGVSLEEFFRYLDPMKRKDTLGQIVEMLSERSAQDQVMALRVLQTVLDWEKSKN from the coding sequence GTGTCTGATGTGGTGAAAAGAGTCGGAGAAAGGATACGTCGGCTGCGCAAGGATAAAGGATTATCCCAAGAGCAGTTAGCGGAATTATCCGGTTTACATACGAATTATGTGGGTCAGGTGGAGCGCGGGGAGAAGAACCTGACGATTGAGACATTGCAGAAGGTTGTTGTTGGGTTAGGTGTGTCGTTAGAAGAGTTCTTTCGATACCTTGATCCGATGAAGCGTAAGGATACTTTGGGACAGATTGTGGAGATGCTGTCGGAGCGTTCTGCGCAAGACCAAGTAATGGCCTTGAGAGTGCTACAAACCGTATTAGATTGGGAGAAATCAAAGAATTAG